The Flavobacterium sp. IMCC34852 genome contains the following window.
GGTAACTGATGAAATTGGAAATCGCTTTATATTTGCGGTTTTAGCAGCGAGTGCTTCTTATATTGCTGTTCCTGCAGCAATGAAAATAGTAGCTCCAAAAGCCAATCCCGGTCTTTTTTTACCCATGGCGCTTGCCGTTACTTTTCCTTTCAATATCACTTTAGGTTTTCCGATTTATCTGGCAATCATTCTGTAATTTCAAAATAAGTAGTAAAAAAAATTAACTACTTTTGCAACCTTAATTACAGCAGATGATTATCCAAAAAACAAGAGAAGAAATCGAATTGATGCGCGAAAGCGCTTTGATTGTTTCGAAAACTTTAGGCATGATAGCCTCCGAAATCAAACCCGGAGTGACCACTTTATATTTAGACAAATTAGCAGAAGCTTTCATACGAGATCATGGAGCTGAACCGGGATTTTTGGGCATGTATGGTTTCCCAAATTCGCTTTGTATGAGTCCGAATGCCCAAGTCGTTCACGGTATTCCAAACAATGTCCCGTTGCAGGAAGGCGATGTGATATCAGTAGATTGCGGTGCTTTGAAAAATGGTTTTTACGGTGACCACGCCTACTCTTTTGAGATTGGTGAAGTCGCTCCGGAAGTCAAAAAATTATTGCAAGTAACCAAAGAAAGTCTGTACGTTGGTATCCGTGAATTCAAAATCGGAAATCGTGTAGAAGATGTTGGAAATGCGATACAAAAATATACCGAAGCGCACGGTTATGGTGTTGTTCGTGAATTGGTTGGACACGGTTTAGGTCAAAAAATGCACGAAGAACCGGAAATGCCTAACTACGGCAAACGCGGTCGCGGAAAACTATTCGTAGAAGGAATGGTTGTAGCTATCGAACCGATGATTAATATGGGAACCAAAAACATCAAGCAACTCAAAGACGGATGGACCATCTTAACGGCTGATGGAAAACCAAGTGCCCATTTTGAACACGATGTAGCTTTGGTTGATGGTAAACCTGAATTGTTATCGACTTTTGCTTACATCTATAAAGCTTTGGGCATTGAGAGTAATGAGGAAGATGAATTTCGTAAAACACCTTTAGTACTGTAATATTTGATATTAAGAGGCGAATATTCGGCAGACATTCGGAATTTCACGCCTAAAATCTCCTCAAAAGACAACAAGATAACGTAATGAAGAAATTATTCAAGTTCATTTTAAATACCATTCCAAGACCCATACTGATTCGTTTGAGTATAGTGGTTCGCCCTATCTTGGCTTTTTTGTTAAAAGGCAGTCGTTTCACTGACCCTATTGACGGGAAAAGTTTCCGTATGTTTTTACCTTATGGGTATGGAAATCAAAGAAACAATGTGTTATCGCCGAGTACACTTTCGTTAGAAAGACACCGTTTACTGTGGCTGTATTTACAAAATGAAACCGATTTTTTTACGGCAACCGTTAAGAAAAAAGTATTACACTTTGCGCCGGAACAAGAATTCTATAAACGTTTCAAAAAACAAACCAATATCGATTATACTACAACCGATTTGCTTTCGCCATTGGCGGATGTCAAAGCGGATATTTGCAATTTGCCTTTTGAAGACAACGCTTATGATTTAATCTTGTGCAACCACGTTTTGGAACACATTCCAGACGATACTAAAGCGATGCAGGAATTATACCGCGTATTAAAACCCGGCGGTATGGGGATTTTTCAAATTCCACAAGACTTGTCGAGGGCAACGACTTTTTCGGATGATACGATTGTTGACCAAAAAGAACGCGCCAAAATCTTCGGGCAATATGACCACGTTCGTGTTTACGGAAGAGATTATTTTGATAAACTGAGAAGCATCGGTTTTAAAGTAATCGAAGAAGATTATACCAATAAAATCGCTCCTGAATTGGTCGAAAAATATTGTTTGGCCAAAGGCGAAATCATACCGGTTTGTTTTAAATAATTCTTTATTTGGCATAATTCTCGCTAGATAAAATTAGTATCTTTACCAATCTGATTCAAAATAATATGCCAAAATATTTCGTCTTTTTACTCGGATTTTTTTTAACCATTCCAAATGCGGTCGCCCAACCCGAAAAAGAAATCGCGCCACCTTACCATATTAAAACCGTAAGTTTTGTTCAAAATGGGCAAAACGCAATCCCTATATTTCAATTGGGCGACAGTTTCCAATTACAATTTGATGATTTGTATGGCAATGAAGCCAACTATTTTTATACCATAACCCATTGCGATTATGACTGGAATCCGTCTCAACTGGCCAAAGCCGAATACATCAATGGTTTTGACGACCAGAGAATTCAGGATTACACCAATTCGTTAACTACTTTACAATTGTATTCTCACTACCGACTGTCTTTTCCGAACCGTTTTACCCAATTCAGAGTCAGCGGCAATTATGTGATTAAAATTTTAAACGATGATAAAGAAGTGGTTTTTACCAAAAAATTTATTCTTTATGAAAATATAGTAAGCGTTCCTATGCAAGTCAGAAGAGCCCGAAATTTAGCAGTTACTAATCAAAAACACAACTTGGATTTCGCCATCAAATCGGCTACTATTAATTTCCAAAGTCCGTTAAAGAATGTCAAAGTCATGTTGTTGCAAAACGGCAAATTTGACAATGCCATTACCAATGTGAAACCACAATACACCATAGCTAATGATTTGATTTATAAATATGATACCGAAACCCAATTTTGGGCCGGGAATGAATTTTTATTTTTTGAAAACAAAGACATTCGCGCCGCCAACAACAGCATAGCTCGAGTAGATTCTAAAGGCGGTGTTTACAATGCTTATTTGTACCAAAGCCAGGCCAGAGCCAATGTGCCTTACACCTATTACCCTGATGTTAACGGAAATTTTATCGTAAAAAACATCGGAGCGCAAAACAGTGAAATTGAAGCCGATTATGCTTGGGTTTTCTTTAGTCTTTCGGCTCCGAGTTATTATGGTAAAAAATCGATTTATATTAATGGAATGTTCAACA
Protein-coding sequences here:
- the map gene encoding type I methionyl aminopeptidase, giving the protein MIIQKTREEIELMRESALIVSKTLGMIASEIKPGVTTLYLDKLAEAFIRDHGAEPGFLGMYGFPNSLCMSPNAQVVHGIPNNVPLQEGDVISVDCGALKNGFYGDHAYSFEIGEVAPEVKKLLQVTKESLYVGIREFKIGNRVEDVGNAIQKYTEAHGYGVVRELVGHGLGQKMHEEPEMPNYGKRGRGKLFVEGMVVAIEPMINMGTKNIKQLKDGWTILTADGKPSAHFEHDVALVDGKPELLSTFAYIYKALGIESNEEDEFRKTPLVL
- a CDS encoding class I SAM-dependent methyltransferase, translated to MKKLFKFILNTIPRPILIRLSIVVRPILAFLLKGSRFTDPIDGKSFRMFLPYGYGNQRNNVLSPSTLSLERHRLLWLYLQNETDFFTATVKKKVLHFAPEQEFYKRFKKQTNIDYTTTDLLSPLADVKADICNLPFEDNAYDLILCNHVLEHIPDDTKAMQELYRVLKPGGMGIFQIPQDLSRATTFSDDTIVDQKERAKIFGQYDHVRVYGRDYFDKLRSIGFKVIEEDYTNKIAPELVEKYCLAKGEIIPVCFK